A single genomic interval of Octopus bimaculoides isolate UCB-OBI-ISO-001 chromosome 10, ASM119413v2, whole genome shotgun sequence harbors:
- the LOC106874107 gene encoding polyadenylate-binding protein 4-like, with protein sequence MSELNLLKVSLYVGDLHPEVTESQLYDKFVKIGPIESIRVCRNVLTKKSLGYAYVNFQNYLDAEKALDTLNFEAILGRPMRLMWSQRDPSLRRSGKGNVFIKNLDSSIDNKSLLDTFSAFGCILSCKIISDETGSKGYGFVHFEEEKAAEEAINKVNGMLLNGKTVYVAKFIPKKDRLKEKYKFSNVYIKNFGTDLDDEGLKNIFSKFGDIVSVKVMTDEQGQPRGFGFVSFEKADDAERAVKELDGLELNGRTLFIGRAQKIEERKKMLKEKFDIPKTEEKFRYSGFNLYVKNLDEDFDDERLYQEFSKYGDISSARVMMQNGRSKGFGFVCFDQQEAADKAIKEMNGRIVLQKPLFVTFAQSKDERKKNINNLKDSVPDTHSIIPPVTASYYLPTLPSRTSYPSQMHIGNVSRWQSPLIHQIPNQVNYNRLPTNHLKLRNSQNTRPFTGQPTGYRQNISPSFSGSGPSFMNTRPLYDNSTHARNMEALAMPHHLHNASLLHHTINPIPQQFKVPTQLTNLFQIPSVQQTKPEFTEKSLDSLSAVSPQEQKHFLGERLFPEVKKINDIMAQKITGMLLELDSSDIIHLIESPNVLREKVREAEMVLQQNTREKSFELDNTNLFSATMGYA encoded by the coding sequence ATGAGCGAATTGAATTTACTTAAAGTGTCACTGTATGTTGGTGACTTACATCCAGAGGTAACAGAATCTCAACTTTATGACAAGTTCGTGAAAATTGGACCAATTGAATCTATTCGTGTCTGTCGAAACGTGCTAACTAAGAAGTCTCTCGGTTATGCTTATGTcaactttcaaaattatttggacgcTGAAAAAGCATTGGATACATTGAATTTCGAAGCAATTCTTGGCCGACCAATGCGTTTAATGTGGTCACAAAGAGACCCATCCCTTCGTAGGTCTGGTAAGGGTAACGTTTTTATTAAAAATCTTGACTCCAGTATCGACAATAAATCTCTACTTGACACTTTTTCAGCATTCGGTTGTATTCTGTCTTGTAAAATAATTTCTGATGAAACTGGTTCAAAAGGTTATGGGTTTGTTCATTTCGAAGAAGAAAAGGCAGCAGAAGAGGCCATTAACAAAGTCAATGGCATGTTACTCAACGGAAAGACAGTTTATGTGGCAAAATTTATTCCCAAGAAAGATcgtttgaaagaaaaatacaagtttagtaatgtttatataaaaaatttcGGAACAGATTTGGACGATGAAGGCTTGAAAAATATCTTCTCAAAGTTCGGCGATATTGTGAGCGTCAAAGTAATGACAGATGAACAAGGTCAACCTAGAGGCTTTGGATTTGTTAGTTTCGAAAAAGCCGACGATGCTGAAAGGGCTGTCAAAGAATTAGATGGTCTTGAGTTAAATGGAAGAACATTATTTATCGGTCGCGCTCAAAAGATAGAAGAACGCAAAAAAATGCTAAAAGAGAAATTTGATATCcccaaaacagaagaaaaatttcGGTATTCTGGATTTAATCTTTATGTGAAAAACCTTGATGAGGATTTTGATGATGAACGATTGTACCAAGAATTTAGCAAATATGGCGATATTAGCAGTGCCCGTGTAATGATGCAAAATGGTCGCTCAAAGGGTTTTGGGTTTGTTTGCTTTGACCAACAAGAAGCTGCAGATAAAGCcataaaagaaatgaatggtCGCATTGTACTGCAGAAACCATTGTTCGTTACCTTTGCTCAAAGCAAAGATGAACgtaagaaaaacataaataatctGAAGGATTCTGTTCCTGATACTCATTCGATTATTCCACCAGTTACTGCAAGCTACTATTTGCCGACACTTCCCAGTCGCACCTCTTACCCATCTCAAATGCATATCGGCAACGTGTCACGTTGGCAATCGCCATTGATACATCAGATTCCAAACCAAGTAAATTACAACAGGCTACCAACAAATCATTTGAAGCTGAGAAATAGTCAGAATACTCGCCCTTTTACTGGTCAACCAACTGGCTACAGACAAAATATCTCGCCGTCCTTCAGCGGGAGTGGTCCAAGCTTTATGAACACGCGCCCATTGTACGATAATAGTACTCATGCTCGTAACATGGAGGCACTAGCTATGCCACACCACTTGCACAATGCGTCTTTATTGCATCATACGATCAATCCAATCCCTCAACAATTCAAGGTTCCCACACAGTTAACCAATCTATTTCAAATACCGAGTGTACAGCAAACAAAACCGGAGTTTACTGAAAAATCTCTGGATAGCCTTTCTGCCGTCTCTCCTCAGGAACAAAAGCATTTCTTGGGAGAGCGTTTGTTTCCTGAAGTCAAGAAAATAAACGATATAATGGCCCAGAAAATTACTGGTATGCTTCTTGAACTAGACTCTTCCGATATTATTCACTTAATTGAGTCCCCCAATGTGCTGCGAGAAAAAGTTCGTGAAGCTGAAATGGTATTGCAACAGAATACGCGTGAGAAATCGTTCGAGTTGGACAACACCAATTTATTCTCAGCTACCATGGGCTATGCTTGA